A portion of the uncultured Bacteroides sp. genome contains these proteins:
- a CDS encoding SH3 beta-barrel fold-containing protein, whose amino-acid sequence MKKNFRHDVMSLAHRIFSLAQMSWSIALKKAWLIVKLVTKMRKGVASFQYQKTDGSIRTAQGTLLKSITDMLINGNGKGNDKTIAYFDIEKQAFRCFKIENILTIA is encoded by the coding sequence ATGAAAAAGAATTTTAGACACGATGTCATGAGTTTGGCTCATCGGATTTTCAGTCTTGCGCAAATGAGCTGGTCAATTGCTCTTAAGAAAGCTTGGTTAATCGTGAAACTGGTAACGAAGATGCGTAAAGGCGTTGCAAGCTTTCAATATCAAAAAACAGACGGTTCTATAAGGACTGCGCAAGGCACTCTCTTGAAAAGCATCACAGATATGCTGATAAATGGCAATGGCAAAGGCAATGATAAGACAATAGCCTACTTCGATATTGAGAAACAGGCTTTCAGGTGCTTCAAGATTGAAAACATCCTCACAATAGCCTAA
- the cobU gene encoding bifunctional adenosylcobinamide kinase/adenosylcobinamide-phosphate guanylyltransferase, with product MKQIILITGGARSGKSKYAERLALTLSPTPVYLATSRIWDEEFRQRVVRHQTDRGPEWTNIEENKELSRHLLEGRVILIDCVTLWCTNFFFDLEADTDKALEAVKQEFDRFVAQEGTFIFVTNEIGMGATSENLIQRKFTDLQGWVNQYIAAKADKVVLMTSGIPLIIKE from the coding sequence ATGAAGCAAATCATCCTGATCACCGGAGGTGCGCGCTCCGGAAAGAGTAAATACGCTGAGCGATTGGCACTTACGTTGTCTCCTACTCCCGTTTATTTGGCTACTTCCCGCATTTGGGATGAGGAATTTCGCCAAAGGGTGGTTCGTCATCAGACAGACCGTGGACCGGAGTGGACGAATATAGAAGAGAACAAAGAGCTGAGTCGCCATTTACTCGAAGGCCGGGTAATATTAATTGATTGCGTAACGTTGTGGTGCACGAACTTCTTCTTTGATCTCGAAGCTGATACTGACAAGGCTTTAGAGGCTGTCAAACAAGAGTTTGATCGCTTTGTAGCTCAGGAGGGTACATTTATCTTTGTAACCAACGAAATTGGTATGGGTGCTACTTCTGAAAACTTAATTCAACGAAAGTTTACCGATTTGCAAGGCTGGGTAAACCAGTATATTGCAGCTAAAGCAGACAAGGTGGTGCTCATGACTTCGGGCATACCACTCATTATCAAAGAATAA
- a CDS encoding DUF3761 domain-containing protein, whose protein sequence is MKKILFILLQLAFVLSLNAQDNIRYVTTNLNMRSQANTSSEIILIIPQGTSVTIDEDCDCKWIPIQYNGQIGYVSTKYLTKHKVSYSSNIERTSVKHYTNSKGNRVQSPTRYESAPTGATALCRDGTYSFSQSRRGTCSHHGGVAKWL, encoded by the coding sequence ATGAAAAAGATTCTATTCATATTACTTCAACTTGCTTTTGTCCTAAGCTTAAATGCTCAAGACAATATCAGATATGTAACTACTAATCTGAACATGCGTTCCCAAGCAAATACTTCATCAGAAATAATCTTGATTATTCCTCAAGGTACCTCCGTCACCATTGATGAAGATTGTGACTGCAAATGGATTCCGATTCAGTACAATGGACAAATCGGGTATGTATCGACCAAATACCTCACAAAGCATAAGGTTAGCTATTCAAGCAACATAGAGAGGACTTCTGTAAAGCATTACACCAATTCCAAAGGGAACAGAGTACAATCCCCTACTCGCTATGAATCTGCACCAACAGGAGCAACAGCTTTATGCAGAGACGGGACATACAGCTTTAGCCAAAGCCGAAGAGGCACATGCTCGCATCATGGCGGGGTTGCTAAATGGCTATAA
- a CDS encoding YbjQ family protein: MTITTTNNIENYSIKSYLGVVNANVVIGANLFSDFAASLTDIFGSRSITYQNKLNLIYKKVINELEEKANNLNANAVLGLHLDFDEVSGGGKSMFMVSASGTAVLLEKTLEDRYSMYRLLNDIYDYWKKGLFSEEEYDCEKKRIIANYSSSITDESKIIKEEKEKERIKQIKFNDKIESAKKSLEIRLPCSEDSIRATTTFQIEVADYSKISYTGSDSIESIISQFISLNKIPEACKYYKDKTGVDYNDAVEYVLDTYNKRQLINKETFDRLISKLKVLKRKGFIEQAIKEYQSFTSTDADIAKSYIDSL, translated from the coding sequence ATGACTATTACAACAACTAATAATATAGAAAACTACTCTATAAAATCCTATTTAGGTGTAGTCAATGCAAATGTAGTAATTGGTGCTAATCTATTTTCAGATTTTGCAGCATCTCTTACCGACATTTTTGGTAGCCGCTCTATTACTTACCAGAATAAGCTTAACCTTATTTATAAGAAAGTTATAAACGAATTAGAAGAAAAAGCCAATAATCTAAATGCTAATGCCGTGTTAGGATTGCACCTAGATTTTGATGAAGTTTCTGGTGGGGGGAAATCCATGTTTATGGTTTCAGCATCAGGTACTGCTGTTTTATTAGAAAAGACACTTGAAGATAGATATAGCATGTACCGATTACTTAACGACATTTACGATTATTGGAAAAAAGGGCTTTTTTCAGAAGAGGAATATGATTGTGAAAAGAAAAGAATTATTGCAAATTATAGCAGTTCAATCACAGATGAAAGTAAGATTATAAAAGAAGAAAAAGAAAAAGAAAGAATAAAACAAATAAAATTTAACGATAAAATAGAAAGTGCTAAAAAAAGCCTAGAGATAAGATTGCCTTGCTCTGAAGATTCCATTAGAGCAACAACTACTTTTCAAATAGAAGTAGCTGATTATAGCAAAATATCTTATACAGGGAGTGATTCTATAGAATCAATTATTTCTCAATTCATCAGCCTAAACAAGATCCCAGAAGCCTGTAAATACTATAAAGACAAGACTGGTGTAGATTATAATGACGCTGTAGAATATGTTCTAGACACGTATAATAAAAGACAACTTATCAATAAAGAGACATTTGATAGACTAATAAGTAAATTAAAGGTTCTGAAAAGAAAAGGGTTTATAGAACAGGCAATAAAAGAATATCAAAGTTTCACTTCAACAGATGCTGACATTGCAAAATCTTATATTGACAGCCTGTAG
- a CDS encoding XRE family transcriptional regulator — MNTNLKDRFKELLLKLEIGQGKFEELCGMGNGTINNIKIGISSPNLEKISNTFPEINLIWLITGKGEMFIENQTVITDSPTSNKDIKILDIRVCAGHGIGFDGDENKVIGYVNIPEFTGCYGITVYGDSMYDMYMSGDTIFVREIKDKTLIDNGQPYVVITQEDRLLKMVYIESGGLKLVSFNPICNPDGRRKYPDMEIEGSRILHLYKVVGKLARTQM, encoded by the coding sequence ATGAATACTAATCTAAAAGATCGCTTTAAGGAGTTACTTTTAAAGCTCGAAATTGGACAAGGAAAATTCGAAGAACTGTGCGGTATGGGAAATGGTACTATAAACAATATAAAAATAGGTATCAGTTCACCAAATTTGGAAAAAATATCTAATACTTTTCCCGAAATCAATCTCATCTGGCTTATTACTGGAAAAGGTGAAATGTTCATCGAAAACCAAACAGTAATAACCGATTCTCCAACCTCCAATAAAGATATTAAGATTCTCGATATACGTGTCTGTGCAGGACATGGCATCGGATTTGACGGAGACGAAAACAAGGTTATAGGCTACGTTAATATACCAGAGTTTACAGGGTGTTATGGAATAACAGTTTATGGCGATTCCATGTATGATATGTATATGTCTGGAGATACAATTTTCGTACGTGAAATAAAAGACAAAACGTTGATTGATAACGGTCAACCGTATGTGGTAATCACACAAGAAGACAGATTGCTAAAAATGGTATACATCGAATCGGGAGGGTTGAAATTAGTATCTTTCAATCCAATATGCAATCCTGATGGAAGAAGAAAATATCCAGATATGGAAATCGAAGGAAGTCGGATACTTCACTTATACAAAGTAGTAGGGAAGTTAGCAAGAACACAAATGTAA
- a CDS encoding site-specific integrase encodes MATFKAEIYKHQKKANGTWNVKIRITHNREKKYLSTSIYATKDDLTRTFKLKSQDIIEEAEAIISSYRDACNKLGTRADSMTVEDIVDYVTGISDEKQREIDFISFSNTYIESIKSTGTARNYKSAINSLTKFTKRDRLNISEITAKFLSNYADFINLEKSKRNIEAIKNDERITSNRALTLYMGCIRHLYNEAKRVYNDEDGGKILIPWSPFSKYKIPRDEATRKRAIEAEAIKKIYELPYKMRKNARTRSEQNCRYNLAKDMFLLSFGLIGMNSADLYTCSNLSNGTIIYNREKTKNRRADEAEIHVDITPAISALVEKYRDRTGKRVFNFYQMYRDTNTFNQAINKGLKEIGKELEIEDLEFYAARHSWATIAINDVKIDKYTVHAALNHVDESMKVTDIYIKKDFTAINDANRKVLDLVFGENVGD; translated from the coding sequence ATGGCAACCTTCAAAGCTGAGATTTATAAGCATCAAAAAAAAGCAAATGGCACATGGAACGTAAAAATACGCATTACCCACAATAGAGAAAAGAAATATCTCTCTACTTCCATATATGCGACTAAGGATGATTTGACCAGAACGTTTAAGCTTAAAAGTCAGGATATAATAGAGGAAGCCGAGGCGATAATCTCTTCTTACCGGGATGCGTGCAATAAATTAGGAACCCGTGCGGATTCGATGACCGTGGAAGATATCGTAGACTATGTTACGGGAATATCCGACGAGAAACAGAGAGAGATAGACTTCATATCCTTTTCCAATACCTACATAGAAAGTATCAAATCCACCGGAACAGCAAGAAATTATAAATCGGCCATAAACTCATTAACGAAGTTCACCAAAAGAGATAGACTGAATATTTCCGAAATAACAGCTAAATTCCTGTCGAATTATGCCGACTTCATCAACCTTGAGAAATCCAAGAGAAATATAGAGGCTATAAAGAACGATGAGAGGATTACTTCAAACAGAGCCTTAACTTTGTATATGGGATGTATCAGACATCTTTATAACGAAGCTAAGAGGGTTTATAATGACGAAGATGGAGGAAAGATATTAATCCCTTGGTCTCCTTTCTCCAAATATAAAATCCCACGAGACGAGGCAACCAGAAAACGTGCCATTGAAGCCGAGGCCATAAAAAAGATATATGAGCTGCCTTATAAGATGAGGAAGAATGCAAGAACAAGATCCGAGCAGAATTGCCGGTATAACTTGGCTAAAGATATGTTCTTACTCTCTTTCGGACTTATAGGGATGAACTCAGCCGACTTGTATACATGTTCTAACCTTTCTAATGGAACTATCATCTATAACAGAGAAAAGACAAAAAACAGGAGAGCTGACGAGGCGGAGATACATGTAGACATAACACCCGCTATTTCTGCTCTGGTGGAAAAATACAGAGATAGGACAGGGAAGAGGGTTTTCAATTTCTACCAGATGTACCGGGATACCAACACCTTTAATCAGGCCATCAATAAAGGATTGAAAGAGATAGGAAAGGAGCTAGAGATAGAAGACTTGGAGTTCTACGCTGCACGCCATTCTTGGGCTACCATAGCCATTAACGATGTGAAGATAGACAAGTATACCGTCCATGCTGCGCTTAATCATGTGGACGAATCTATGAAAGTCACCGATATCTACATTAAGAAGGACTTCACAGCCATAAATGATGCAAATCGTAAAGTCCTTGATTTGGTCTTTGGAGAGAATGTCGGAGATTAA
- a CDS encoding tetratricopeptide repeat protein — translation MENKSESEKEIERLTKIIEENPEDSSAFFLRGIVLDSQKQYEEAIRDYDKAIELDPENTNIYISKAGAFQLLKRYEESILDYNKAIELDPNNASAFVLRGMVLDRQERYEEAIRDYNKVIELDPNNADAFFLRGMVLDRQERYEEAIRDYNKVIELDPNNADAYINKGHTLDRQERYEEAILDYNKVIESDPNNASAYINKGNTLGNLKRYEEAILDYNKAIELDPNNASAYYFRGMALDSQEQYEEAILDYNKVIELDPNNAGVYYFRGMALGSQEQYEKAVMAFDRNIELDPANTIAYYFRGITLGNLKRYEEAILDYNKAIELDPDNVAAYYFRGMALSSQEQYKEAINDFNKIIKLDPENTKAILMIGKIYFLQKKWKKAAFTFNNAKEDVLGVLTMFNETKQVEKVVSYMLDLNKEDFFNKTINGNGKIRQYKSIYIIVLQIIYLLHVKSKNEISFAHYTKRSTATFLLFENSKFRLNSIITANDPQEGKTLIEYLFGKKSLDEKETNRNKLNHDYQAFIGCFTFNHESLNQFRLYGKEADKEATGVSLVLNKKFFNDKMGIGLLSNCYLIKDKKEKVVIEGDKLQRYAIFRCIYIDPVTHKIVSLGHKEDYSFYREKEEIPEEIIDEYKKEIDNTLKKVEEYFNKLSTEIKADKDLDKNIICELLLPLRYLVKHVAFKEEQECRIFDIKDLQEEKFKLKEDREVKFTPDYAQMYIEYQPITDEHLEKVIFAPKARGIEIFEKAAEQKGLEVKCEVSTHPFS, via the coding sequence ATGGAAAATAAATCGGAATCGGAAAAAGAAATTGAAAGATTAACTAAAATCATTGAGGAAAACCCCGAGGATTCTAGCGCATTTTTTCTTAGAGGCATTGTTTTAGATAGCCAGAAACAATACGAAGAAGCGATAAGGGATTACGATAAAGCGATAGAACTAGATCCGGAGAATACGAATATCTATATAAGTAAAGCTGGCGCTTTTCAATTACTAAAACGATACGAAGAATCGATTTTGGATTATAATAAAGCGATTGAATTAGATCCAAACAACGCAAGCGCATTTGTTCTTAGAGGCATGGTCTTAGATAGACAAGAACGATACGAAGAAGCGATAAGGGATTACAATAAAGTGATTGAATTAGATCCAAACAACGCAGATGCATTTTTTCTTAGAGGCATGGTCTTAGATAGACAAGAACGATACGAAGAAGCGATAAGGGATTACAATAAAGTGATTGAATTAGATCCAAACAACGCAGACGCATATATTAATAAAGGACATACTTTAGATAGACAAGAACGATACGAAGAAGCAATTTTAGATTACAATAAAGTGATTGAATCAGATCCAAACAACGCAAGCGCATATATTAATAAAGGAAATACTTTAGGTAATTTGAAACGATACGAAGAAGCGATTTTGGATTATAATAAAGCGATTGAATTAGATCCAAACAACGCAAGCGCATATTATTTTAGAGGCATGGCTTTAGATAGCCAAGAACAATACGAAGAAGCGATTTTAGATTACAATAAAGTGATTGAATTAGATCCAAACAACGCAGGCGTATATTATTTTAGAGGCATGGCTTTAGGTAGCCAAGAACAATACGAAAAGGCAGTAATGGCTTTTGATAGAAATATTGAACTAGACCCTGCGAACACAATAGCATATTATTTTAGAGGGATTACCTTAGGTAATTTGAAACGATACGAAGAAGCGATTTTGGATTATAATAAAGCGATTGAATTAGATCCAGACAACGTAGCCGCATACTATTTTAGAGGCATGGCTTTAAGTAGCCAAGAACAATACAAAGAAGCAATAAATGACTTTAACAAAATCATTAAACTAGACCCTGAGAATACAAAAGCGATTCTTATGATAGGAAAAATTTATTTCCTTCAAAAAAAGTGGAAAAAAGCAGCATTTACTTTTAATAATGCAAAAGAAGATGTATTAGGCGTTCTAACCATGTTTAATGAAACCAAACAAGTTGAAAAAGTCGTTTCATATATGTTAGATCTTAACAAAGAAGATTTTTTCAACAAGACAATAAACGGGAATGGAAAAATAAGGCAATATAAATCTATATATATCATTGTGTTGCAGATTATTTATTTACTACACGTAAAAAGTAAGAATGAAATATCATTTGCACATTATACAAAGAGGTCAACAGCAACATTCTTACTTTTTGAAAACTCTAAATTTAGACTTAATTCGATAATAACAGCCAATGACCCACAAGAAGGTAAAACGCTTATTGAATACCTATTCGGAAAAAAAAGCTTAGATGAAAAAGAAACCAATAGAAATAAACTAAACCATGATTATCAAGCTTTTATTGGATGTTTTACCTTTAATCATGAGAGTTTAAATCAATTTAGACTTTATGGTAAAGAAGCTGACAAAGAGGCGACAGGTGTAAGTCTTGTTTTAAATAAAAAATTCTTTAATGACAAGATGGGTATTGGTTTATTGTCAAACTGTTATTTGATAAAAGATAAGAAAGAAAAAGTTGTTATTGAAGGCGATAAACTGCAAAGATATGCCATATTTAGATGTATCTACATTGATCCTGTGACACACAAAATAGTCTCATTAGGACATAAAGAAGACTATTCTTTTTACAGAGAAAAAGAAGAAATTCCTGAAGAAATTATTGATGAGTATAAAAAAGAGATTGATAACACACTGAAAAAAGTTGAAGAATATTTCAACAAATTATCTACAGAAATCAAAGCTGATAAAGATTTAGATAAAAATATTATTTGTGAACTACTTCTTCCATTACGTTACCTAGTTAAGCACGTAGCATTTAAGGAAGAACAAGAATGCCGGATCTTTGATATAAAAGATTTACAAGAAGAAAAGTTTAAACTGAAGGAAGATAGAGAGGTGAAGTTTACGCCTGATTACGCCCAAATGTATATTGAATATCAGCCGATAACAGATGAGCATTTGGAAAAGGTTATTTTTGCTCCAAAGGCTAGAGGAATAGAGATCTTTGAGAAAGCCGCAGAGCAGAAAGGGTTAGAGGTTAAATGCGAAGTGAGTACCCATCCTTTCTCGTAA
- a CDS encoding ImmA/IrrE family metallo-endopeptidase, whose protein sequence is MAKIYPESIVLDAYNFREMNSLNDTEPVNYKSLLLKLNVQTLYRPLSDSFSGMCLKRGDKKFILINSNHSRGRQHFTMAHEFYHLFIQEDFTPHCCNPGQASESPVERLADAFSSCFLMPEMGIKKMMPANELREKKVSIATLLKLEHYFSVSHLALLTRLKGLGLISASEYDHYSKIPIKRTASEYGYDLSLYEKGNEGVVIGDYGVRARDLFDKGKISESHYLELMEAIGVDLTAEINEQE, encoded by the coding sequence ATGGCAAAGATCTATCCAGAATCAATAGTGCTAGATGCTTACAACTTTAGAGAAATGAATTCTTTAAATGATACGGAACCCGTAAATTATAAGAGCCTTCTTCTGAAGCTGAATGTTCAGACCCTGTATAGACCTTTGTCGGATAGCTTTTCGGGGATGTGCTTGAAAAGAGGTGATAAGAAATTTATTTTAATAAATTCGAATCATTCACGTGGGCGGCAACATTTTACAATGGCTCATGAGTTTTATCACTTATTCATTCAAGAGGATTTTACTCCTCATTGTTGCAATCCCGGGCAAGCCTCGGAAAGTCCAGTAGAAAGGCTTGCCGATGCATTCTCTTCTTGTTTTCTGATGCCTGAAATGGGTATTAAAAAAATGATGCCCGCAAATGAACTGAGAGAAAAGAAGGTCTCTATAGCCACTTTGCTCAAATTGGAGCATTATTTTTCTGTGTCGCATTTAGCGCTACTAACACGCTTAAAAGGTCTTGGCCTGATTTCCGCATCCGAATATGATCACTATTCGAAAATTCCCATAAAGAGAACTGCTTCAGAATATGGTTACGATTTATCCTTGTATGAAAAGGGCAATGAAGGTGTCGTAATTGGCGATTATGGAGTAAGAGCTCGTGATCTATTTGACAAAGGGAAGATATCAGAAAGTCACTATTTAGAGTTGATGGAAGCAATAGGAGTAGATTTAACGGCAGAAATCAATGAGCAAGAATAA
- a CDS encoding helix-turn-helix transcriptional regulator produces the protein MKTIVSDNIKSFREAWNYTQSKVAAFLGIDRGAYANYESGNREMPYELMTKICELYGIDLSVLFEEDCSILKDELVCAFRLENPCDEDIKEISHFKQVVRNYLKMYSY, from the coding sequence ATGAAAACGATTGTTAGTGATAATATTAAAAGCTTTAGAGAAGCTTGGAATTACACTCAAAGTAAAGTCGCTGCATTTTTAGGAATCGACCGAGGCGCTTATGCGAATTATGAATCAGGTAATCGTGAGATGCCCTATGAACTCATGACTAAGATTTGTGAATTATATGGCATTGATTTATCAGTCCTCTTTGAAGAGGATTGTTCCATCTTGAAAGATGAATTGGTTTGTGCGTTCCGTTTGGAAAATCCTTGCGATGAAGATATAAAAGAAATATCCCATTTTAAACAGGTTGTTAGAAACTACCTTAAAATGTACTCATACTAA
- a CDS encoding ATP-binding protein — protein MSLIRNSNELVLPSNIKMMVYGQPGMGKSTYALSTPKPLLFDFDNGVKRINGANLVGVDTVQISKWQDVLDVLKENLSGYQTIVVDTIGKMMDYIITHKCGNRVPIIKDWNGINQEFSNFMRNLSDLNKHVVFVAHRDTRKEGDDTVFIPSLREKSYNSIVTELDLLGYIEARTENGRTKRTITFDPTTRNDGKNTCNLPSVMEIPTIIDANGNLIRKNTAIQDYVINPYLGMLAAKKAETEQYVKVMAEIKEQIELITDASSANDFASRVKAFDHVGSSLDMTRALFSAKVKSLNLIMDKETNKYIQKELQPSLL, from the coding sequence ATGTCACTAATAAGAAATTCAAACGAGTTAGTATTACCATCAAATATAAAGATGATGGTGTATGGCCAACCTGGCATGGGTAAAAGTACTTATGCGTTGAGTACCCCAAAGCCTTTGTTATTCGACTTCGATAATGGAGTTAAGCGTATCAACGGAGCAAATCTTGTAGGTGTAGATACTGTGCAGATATCCAAATGGCAAGATGTATTAGATGTTCTCAAAGAAAATTTATCAGGATATCAAACAATTGTCGTGGATACCATTGGTAAGATGATGGACTACATTATCACTCACAAGTGTGGTAATAGAGTGCCAATAATAAAAGACTGGAACGGCATAAATCAAGAGTTCTCGAATTTCATGAGAAACCTGTCTGATCTAAATAAACATGTTGTGTTTGTCGCTCACAGGGATACAAGAAAAGAGGGTGATGATACGGTATTTATCCCATCCCTGAGAGAAAAATCATATAATTCAATTGTGACAGAGCTTGATCTACTCGGATATATAGAAGCACGAACAGAAAACGGCAGGACTAAAAGAACTATCACGTTTGATCCAACAACCAGAAACGACGGGAAAAACACCTGTAATTTACCCTCAGTAATGGAAATACCTACAATTATTGATGCAAATGGCAATCTTATTCGTAAGAATACCGCTATTCAGGATTATGTGATTAACCCGTATTTAGGCATGTTAGCAGCAAAAAAGGCTGAGACAGAACAATATGTTAAAGTCATGGCAGAGATAAAAGAGCAGATAGAGTTAATCACCGATGCTTCATCTGCTAATGATTTTGCTTCACGTGTCAAGGCTTTCGATCATGTAGGCAGCTCTCTGGATATGACTAGAGCTTTATTCTCTGCAAAAGTAAAGTCTCTTAATCTTATTATGGATAAAGAGACTAACAAGTACATTCAAAAAGAACTTCAACCCAGCTTATTATGA
- the cobS gene encoding adenosylcobinamide-GDP ribazoletransferase: MTNRLLAAFVFFTRLPLWRIREVPAECFKHVVNYWPFAGWLTGGTMAATLWISAQILPLSVAVLLALFARLLLTGCLHEDGLADFFDGFGGGTNRERTLAIMKDSHIGSYGVIGLITYFSLMWSLLSTLPLALACTAILAGDAWSKFCAGQQINFLPYARKEEESKAKVVYNRMSPGAFVFAFVSGVVPAVVFLPFSMFWLAGIMPLVTTAFLILLMKKRLQGYTGDCCGAVFLLSELTFYLGINIVYQTYIN, encoded by the coding sequence ATGACGAACCGTTTGTTAGCTGCATTTGTTTTCTTCACACGGCTGCCTCTTTGGCGCATTCGTGAAGTACCTGCCGAGTGCTTTAAACATGTGGTTAATTACTGGCCATTTGCGGGATGGCTCACCGGGGGGACGATGGCTGCAACACTATGGATCTCCGCACAAATATTGCCATTATCTGTTGCCGTCTTACTGGCTCTTTTTGCAAGACTTCTTCTTACGGGATGTCTTCACGAAGACGGATTAGCCGACTTTTTTGATGGTTTTGGCGGAGGAACGAATCGGGAACGAACGCTTGCCATCATGAAAGATTCTCATATTGGCAGTTATGGAGTGATTGGCCTCATTACATATTTTAGCTTGATGTGGTCGCTGCTTAGTACATTGCCACTTGCTCTGGCATGTACAGCTATATTAGCGGGTGATGCGTGGTCTAAATTTTGTGCAGGGCAACAAATAAACTTCTTGCCCTATGCTCGTAAAGAAGAAGAGAGCAAAGCAAAAGTAGTATATAACAGAATGTCTCCGGGGGCTTTCGTTTTTGCTTTTGTTTCGGGCGTTGTTCCGGCAGTCGTATTCTTGCCTTTCAGCATGTTTTGGTTAGCAGGAATAATGCCTTTGGTTACCACTGCGTTCCTCATTTTGCTCATGAAGAAACGATTGCAAGGTTATACAGGCGATTGTTGTGGAGCAGTTTTCTTGCTCAGCGAACTTACTTTTTATCTTGGAATAAACATAGTGTATCAAACTTATATAAACTAA
- the cobT gene encoding nicotinate-nucleotide--dimethylbenzimidazole phosphoribosyltransferase: MKTFHITKPDEAIQQALIDKINNLTKPKGSLGRLEELALQIGLIQQTLTPELQHPQNILFAADHGIVDEGVSLSPKEITWQQISNFLHGGAGINFLCRQHGFVLKIVDAGVDYDFPQGKGIIDMKVRKSTRNYLHEAAMTVEEMNLCIERGAEVVRQSRAEGCNVISFGEMGIANTSSSSMWMTCFTGISLEKCVGAGSGLDSTGVRHKYKVLQQALDNYQGDHSTEDIIRYFGGLEMVMAIGGMLQAAELKMTILVDGFIMTNCILAASKLYPEVLNYAIFGHQGDETGHKLVLNAMGAKPLLDLGLRLGEGTGAICAYPIIDSAIRMMNEMDTFAHAAITKYF; the protein is encoded by the coding sequence ATGAAGACATTTCACATCACAAAACCGGATGAAGCCATCCAACAAGCACTTATCGACAAAATTAATAATCTTACTAAACCCAAGGGATCGCTAGGCCGACTGGAAGAATTGGCTTTGCAGATAGGACTCATCCAACAAACACTTACTCCCGAACTACAACACCCGCAAAACATTCTTTTTGCTGCTGATCATGGCATTGTAGATGAAGGTGTCAGTCTCTCTCCCAAAGAGATTACATGGCAACAAATCAGCAACTTTCTACATGGAGGGGCCGGAATCAACTTTCTTTGTCGGCAACATGGCTTTGTTCTGAAGATTGTAGATGCAGGGGTTGATTATGACTTTCCGCAAGGCAAGGGTATTATAGATATGAAAGTTCGTAAAAGCACTCGCAACTATCTGCATGAGGCGGCTATGACTGTAGAGGAAATGAATTTGTGCATTGAGCGGGGGGCTGAGGTAGTGAGACAAAGTCGCGCAGAAGGTTGTAATGTGATCAGTTTTGGTGAGATGGGGATAGCTAACACCTCTTCTTCATCTATGTGGATGACTTGCTTTACGGGTATTTCACTAGAGAAATGCGTGGGTGCAGGTAGCGGATTGGACAGCACAGGCGTGCGACACAAATATAAGGTATTACAACAGGCTTTAGATAATTACCAAGGAGATCATTCTACAGAAGATATTATTCGCTATTTTGGAGGATTGGAGATGGTTATGGCTATTGGTGGCATGCTACAGGCAGCAGAGCTAAAAATGACTATTCTGGTAGATGGTTTTATCATGACTAACTGCATTTTGGCAGCTTCAAAGCTTTATCCTGAGGTGCTGAATTATGCTATTTTTGGACATCAAGGAGATGAGACAGGACATAAATTGGTACTCAATGCAATGGGTGCTAAACCATTATTAGACTTAGGATTACGATTAGGAGAAGGTACAGGAGCTATCTGTGCTTATCCGATTATTGATTCGGCCATACGCATGATGAATGAAATGGACACCTTTGCTCATGCGGCAATAACAAAATATTTCTAA